In Molothrus aeneus isolate 106 chromosome 4, BPBGC_Maene_1.0, whole genome shotgun sequence, the following are encoded in one genomic region:
- the BTC gene encoding probetacellulin isoform X2 — translation MEAAAAPAPGGGPGTLLLCLALASGLALFSCVGADTNVTAGHGTEGLSCGTAKACTGNGTQPRRQGHFSRCPEEYQHYCVKGRCRFLVAEQAPACVCERGYTGARCERVDLFYLRGDQGQIVIISLIVAIAALIILVVGICLCSHHCRRQRRKRKAEEMETLNKDGPSRSEDVRETGIA, via the exons atggaggcggcggcggccccggccccgggcggcggccccggtaccctgctgctctgcctggccctCGCCTCCG GCCTGGCGCTCTTCAGCTGCGTGGGCGCCGATACCAACGTCACGGCCGGGCACGGCACGGAGGGGCTCAGCTGCGGCACAGCCAAGGCATGCACAG GGAACGGCACGCAGCCGCGGCGGCAGGGCCACTTCTCGCGGTGCCCGGAGGAGTACCAGCACTACTGTGTCAAGGGCAGGTGCCGCTTCCTCGTAGCCGAGCAGGCCCCCGCTTGTGT GTGCGAGCGGGGCTACACCGGGGCTCGCTGCGAGAGAGTGGATCTGTTCTACCTGCGAGGGGACCAGGGCCAGATCGTCATCATCTCCCTGATCGTCGCCATTGCCGCCCTCATCATCCTCGTTGTTGGCATCTGCCTCTGCAGCCA CCACTGTCGGAGGCAGCGTAGGAAGAGGAAGGCAGAAGAGATGGAAACGCTAAACAAGGACGGACCTTCCAGAAGTGAAGATGTGCGGGAAACGGGCATCGCGTGA
- the BTC gene encoding probetacellulin isoform X1, producing the protein MEAAAAPAPGGGPGTLLLCLALASGLALFSCVGADTNVTAGHGTEGLSCGTAKACTGNGTQPRRQGHFSRCPEEYQHYCVKGRCRFLVAEQAPACVCERGYTGARCERVDLFYLRGDQGQIVIISLIVAIAALIILVVGICLCSHHCRRQRRKRKAEEMETLNKDGPSRSEDELPVPAGGSRTAAAAGCMGEG; encoded by the exons atggaggcggcggcggccccggccccgggcggcggccccggtaccctgctgctctgcctggccctCGCCTCCG GCCTGGCGCTCTTCAGCTGCGTGGGCGCCGATACCAACGTCACGGCCGGGCACGGCACGGAGGGGCTCAGCTGCGGCACAGCCAAGGCATGCACAG GGAACGGCACGCAGCCGCGGCGGCAGGGCCACTTCTCGCGGTGCCCGGAGGAGTACCAGCACTACTGTGTCAAGGGCAGGTGCCGCTTCCTCGTAGCCGAGCAGGCCCCCGCTTGTGT GTGCGAGCGGGGCTACACCGGGGCTCGCTGCGAGAGAGTGGATCTGTTCTACCTGCGAGGGGACCAGGGCCAGATCGTCATCATCTCCCTGATCGTCGCCATTGCCGCCCTCATCATCCTCGTTGTTGGCATCTGCCTCTGCAGCCA CCACTGTCGGAGGCAGCGTAGGAAGAGGAAGGCAGAAGAGATGGAAACGCTAAACAAGGACGGACCTTCCAGAAGTGAAGAT GAGCTCCCGGTACCTGCGGGCGGGTCCCGGACGGCAGCAGCGGCTGGCTGCATGGGCGAGGGCTAA
- the GC gene encoding vitamin D-binding protein has product MSIPCRKRDRMGLLVLLPSRRRRASSSMRAALALLPLLAAAQALHRGKAYVREKVCQEYKILGKENFRTLTIISTSRKYSNGTFQEIGHLVREIVSLAETCCADGADPSCYDAGSTALSDKSCGADSPFPAHPGAARCCGQQGLERKLCLAALRHPPQPLPRFLQPSDRELCHAFRLEPREFADRFLYEYASSYSQAPLPVLLASTTTFLSMVSTCCISPAPTACFLKEKLERKTLSLLTLTSNRICSRFSAYGKDKASFSSLALLAQKIPTASFEELLPLAEDAAEVASQCCDSMAEDCMQKKLLEHTSRVCSALSAQDRRFAACCQGKNLMENHFCILAMPPAPATRLPEPPEPTNNELCAKEGALHATRFLFELARRHPNLPEAVLAKLYDSSGKLREECCSSKDPSACWDSKRQRIAAELFPFLAKADQLCGQYHKLPFLEFKKRLRDSLAQPEPEPSPAPLEQLLEQRASFASSCCLSDAPPLLCASKVTSELGELCQGDSCLLG; this is encoded by the exons ATGAGCATCCCCTGCAGAAAGCGGGATAG GATGGGACTCCtggtgctgcttcccagcaggaggaggagagccagctccagcatgagggcagccctggccctgctgccgcTCTTGGCCGCTGCACAGGCCTTACACCGAG GGAAAGCTTATGTCCGGGAGAAGGTCTGCCAGGAGTACAAGATCCTGGGCAAGGAGAACTTCAGAACCCT GACCATCATTTCCACCAGCCGGAAATATTCCAACGGCACCTTCCAGGAGATCGGCCACCTCGTCCGGGAAATCGTCTCCCTGGCCGAGACCTGCTGCGCCGATGGGGCCGACCCCTCCTGCTATGACGCAGGG TCCACGGCGCTGTCGGATAAATCCTGCGGGGCGGACTCGCCCTTCCCGGCGCACCCCGGCGCGGCGCGGTGCTGCggccagcaggggctggagcgCAAGCTGTGCCTGGCCGCCCTGCGGCACccgccccagcccctgccccgctTCCTGCAGCCCTCCGACAGAGAGCTCTGCCACGCCTTCCGCCTGGAGCCCCGGGAATTCGCCGACAG GTTTCTTTATGAGTATGCCAGCAGCTACAGCCAGGCtcccctgcctgtgctcctggccTCCACCACCACCTTCCTCTCCATGGTCTCCACCTGCTGCATCTCCCCTGCACCCACTGCCTGCTTCCTGAAGGAG AaactggagaggaaaacccTCTCCCTACTCACCCTGACGTCAAACCGGATCTGCTCCCGCTTCTCGGCCTATGGCAAGGACAAAGCCAGCTTCAG ctccctggccTTGCTCGCTCAGAAGATTCCCACTGCCTCCTtcgaggagctgctgcccctggctgaGGACGCTGCCGAGGTGGCTTCCCAGTGCTGTGACTCCATGGCCGAGGACTGCATGCAGAAGAAG ctcttggaGCACACGTCCAGAGTCTGCTCGGCACTGTCGGCGCAGGACAGGCGCTTTGCCGCCTGCTGCCAGGGGAAAAACCTGATGGAAAACCATTTCTGCATCCTGGCcatgcccccagccccagctacCAGGCTGCCAGAGCCACCAGAGCCCACCAACAACGAGCTGTGTGCCAAGGAGGGGGCTCTCCACGCCACCAG GTTCCTGTTTGAGCTGGCCCGGAGGCATCCCAACCTCCCCGAGGCCGTCCTCGCCAAGCTCTACGACTCCTCTGGGAAACTCCGGGAGGAATGCTGCTCCTCCAAGGacccctctgcctgctgggacaGCAAG CGCCAGCGGATCGCAGCAGAGCTGTTCCCCTTCCTGGCAAAGGCCGACCAGCTCTGCGGGCAGTACCACAAGCTGCCTTTCCTTGAGTTCAAGAAGAG GCTGCGGGACAGTCTGGCCCAGCCCGAGCCCGAGCCCAGCCCGGCGccgctggagcagctcctggagcagcgaGCATCTTTcgcctcctcctgctgcctgtcGGACGCTCCGCCGCTTCTCTGCGCTTCCAAG gtcACCTcggagctgggggagctgtgccagggagatTCCTGCCTGCTGGGATAG
- the DCTN6 gene encoding dynactin subunit 6, which produces MAEKAQKSVKIAPGAVVCVESEIRGDVTIGPRTVIHPKARIIAEAGPIVIGEGNLIEEQALIINGYPENITPECEDVEPKPMVIGTNNVFEVGCYSQAMKVGDNNVIESKAFVGRNVILTSGCIIGACCNVNTYEVIPENTVIYGADCLRRVQTERPQPQTLQLDFLMKILPNYHHLKKTMKAASTPVKS; this is translated from the exons ATGGCGGAGAAGGCGCAGAAGAG CGTGAAGATCGCGCCGGGCGCCGTGGTGTGCGTGGAGAGCGAGATCCGCGGGGACGTGACCATCG GTCCCCGGACCGTGATCCACCCCAAGGCCCGCATCATCGCTGAGGCGGGGCCTATCGTCATCGGAGAGGGGAACCTGATCGAGGAGCAAGCACTCATCATCAACGG GTACCCAGAAAATATAACCCCAGAGTGCGAAGATGTGGAGCCCAAGCCCATGGTCATTGGCACCAACAATGTTTTTGAGGTTGGGTGCT ATTCCCAAGCGATGAAGGTGGGAGACAACAACGTCATAGAATCCAAAG CGTTTGTAGGCAGGAACGTGATCCTGACGAGCGGCTGCATCATCGGGGCCTGCTGCAACGTGAACACCTATGAGGTGATCCCGGAGAACACCGTCATCTACGGGGCCGACTGCCTGCGCCGTGTGCAGACTGAGCGGCctcag CCCCAGACGCTGCAGCTGGATTTCCTGATGAAGATCCTGCCCAACTACCACCACCTGAAGAAGACCATGAAGGCCGCATCCACCCCTGTGAAGAGCTGA
- the RBPMS gene encoding RNA-binding protein with multiple splicing, with protein sequence MSSVPADREGGPADTSLPEEEVRTLFVSGLPLDIKPRELYLLFRPFKGYEGSLIKLTSKQPVGFVSFDSRSEAEAAKNALNGIRFDPEIPQTLRLEFAKANTKMAKNKLVGTPNPSTPLPTAVPQFITREPYELTVPALYPSSPEVWGPYPLYPAELAPALPPPAFTYPASLHAQMRWLPPSEAGSQGWKSRQFC encoded by the exons ATGAGCAGCGTCCCCGCCGACAGGGAGGGCGGCCCCGCCGACACCAGCCTGCCCGAGGAGGAG gtGAGGACACTCTTTGTCAGTGGGTTGCCTCTGGACATCAAGCCCCGGGAACTTTACCTGCTCTTCAGACCCTTTAAG GGGTACGAAGGGTCACTCATCAAACTCACCTCCAAGCAG CCTGTGGGCTTCGTCAGCTTCGACAGCCGCTCTGAGGCGGAGGCAGCCAAGAACGCGCTGAAC GGCATCCGCTTCGACCCCGAGATTCCCCAGACGCTGCGGTTGGAGTTTGCCAAGGCCAACACCAAGATGGCGAAGAACAAGCTGGtgggcaccccaaatcccagcaccccTCTCCCCACTGCTGTACCTCAGTTCATCACCCGGGAGCCCT ATGAGCTCACAGTGCCTGCACTTTACCCCAGTAGCCCTGAAGTGTGGGGGCCGTACCCTCTGTACCCAGCGGAATTAGCACCTGCTCTACCTCCTCCTGCTTTCACCTACCCCGCTTCGCTGCACGCCCAG ATGCGCTGGCTCCCTCCCTCCGAGGCTGGTTCTCAGGGCTGGAAGTCCCGTCAGTTCTGCTGA